The window CAAAAAGGTCGCTTCCAAGGAAGTTGGCGAGGAAAAGCGCAAGGAAAAGGAGGCTATCCGCATCCGAATGGAGAAAGAGCAGGAGGAGCGCAGGCTGGCCAAAGAGAAAAAGGAGGCCGAACAGCAAGTGGTGAAGGCCAAAGCAGAGCTTTCCGGACCAAAGACCGTAGGCAAAATCGACCTGGACAAAAAGCCAGAAAAGCCCAAAGCAGAAGAGCCTAAGGAAGAAGCTCCAAAAGCGGAGCCCGAAAAAGCGGTTGAGGAAACTCCGGCGAAAGAGGTGAAGGAAGAAAAACCAGCGACCAAGGCAGAAGAACCCAAGGTTGAAGAGGCTACCGAAAGTGCTGAAGAGGCTCCATCAGACACCATAAAAACGAATTACCAAAAACTTTCCGGACCCAAAATCACCGGGGATAAGATCGACCTATCCCAATTCAATAAGCCCAAAAAGAAGAAGGCAGAGGAAAAAACCTCAGGAAAAGGAGGGGCTTCCGATAGTGGTGAGCGCAAAAAGCGCAGGAAGCGGATAGTTAAAAACGGTCCACAAGCTGGTGGTGGGCGAAATACCAGGGGGCCAGCAGGAAGGAAAGGACAACGTTCTTCTGCACCAAAAGTGGAGCCTACCGAAGAAGAAGTACAAAAACAAGTACGGGAAACCCTTGAAAAACTTCAAGGGAAATCCAGTAAGGGCCGTGGTGCCAAATACCGTAGGGAAAAACGAGATCAACACCGTCAGCAAACGGAAAAAGATCTTGAGCAACAAGAATTGGAGAGCAAGATTCTTAAGGTAACCGAATTTGTTACCGTGAACGAACTTGCCACCATGATGAACGTTTCCACAACCCAGATCATTTCTGCCTGTATGTCCTTGGGCATTATGGTGACGATGAACCAACGCTTGGATGCGGAGACCCTTTCCATTGTTGCCGATGAGTTTGGTTACGAAGTTGAATTTGTAACGGCTGAAATAGAGGAGACCATTGAAGAGGTCCAAGACAGTCCGGAAGACTTGAAGCCTCGTGCACCTATCGTTACTGTGATGGGGCACGTGGACCATGGTAAGACATCTCTTTTGGATTATATCCGACAGGAAAATGTAATCGCCGGGGAAAGTGGAGGAATTACCCAGCACATTGGTGCCTATGGGGTTTCGTTGGAAGACGGACAAAAGATAACTTTCTTGGATACACCCGGTCACGAAGCGTTTACTGCGATGAGGGCCCGTGGTGCACAGGTTACCGATATTGCGATCATTGTAATCGCTGCGGACGATGATATTATGCCGCAGACCAAAGAGGCCATCAGCCACGCTCAGGCAGCTGGAGTGCCTATTGTGTTTGCTATCAACAAAGTGGATAAGCCAACGGCCAACCCTGATAAAATCAAGGAAGGACTTGCTGGGATGAACTTGTTGGTAGAAGACTGGGGCGGTAAAGTACAGTCACACGATATTTCTGCCAAAACAGGCCAGGGCGTTAAGGAGCTTTTGGAAAAAGTGCTCTTGGAGGCCGAATTGTTGGAATTGCAAGCCAATCCAAAACGATTGGCCACAGGAACCGTAGTGGAAGCTTTCTTGGACAAGGGTAGAGGGTATGTTGCCACCATTTTGGTGCAGGCAGGTACCTTGAATATCGGAGATTATGTGTTGGCAGGGACTTGCAGTGGTAAGGTAAAGGCCATGCAGGATGAACGAGGTAAAAGCGTTCAGAGTGCAGGACCGTCTACCCCAATCTCAATCTTGGGATTGGATGGGGCGCCACAAGCTGGTGATAGGTTCCACGTGCTCGAAGATGAGCGTGAAGCCAAGCAGATTGCAGCCAAACGTTCGCAGTTGCAGCGTGAGCAGTCTGTACGTACACAGCGTCACATTACGTTGGATGAGATTGGACGTAGGATCGCTTTGGGCGACTTCCAAGAGCTGAACATTATCCTTAAGGGTGATGTGGATGGTTCTGTGGAGGCGTTGACCGATTCATTCCAAAAATTGTCAACTGACGAAATCCAAGTAAACATCATCCATAAAGGCGTAGGAGCCATTACCGAATCCGATGTATTGTTGGCCAGTGCCTCCGATGCGATTATTATTGGGTTTAACGTAAGGCCTATGGGCAATGCCCGATCCATCGCCGATAAGGAAGAAATCGATATCAGGACGTATTCCATCATCTACGATGCCATCAACGATTTGAAGGATGCGATGGAAGGAATGTTGTCCCCAGAAATGAAGGAAGAAATCACGGGAAATGCGGAGATCAGGGAAACCTTCAAGATTTCCAAGGTTGGAACCATTGCAGGTTGTATGGTCACCAGTGGTAAAATCTTTAGGAACTCACGTATCCGTTTGATTCGGGATGGAGTGGTCATCTACACCGGAGAGTTGGCATCCTTGAAACGATTTAAGGACGATGTGAAGGAAGTATCCAAAGGATATGACTGTGGATTGCAGATCAAAAATTATAATGATATAAGGGAGGGCGATATTGTAGAAGCCTTCCAAGAAGTAGCAGTGAAGAAAAAGCTGTAACGATTATAACTCTAGTAAAAAAAATCCCGCTTTTAGCGGGATTTATTTATGATTTGGTTGCCCTTTCCTCGGGTTTTAAGAGCATGGCATCCGGATATTTTTTTCGGACCTCCAAGTATTTTCGCTCTGCTTCCAGTTTGGTTTTAAACCTTCCCAGCCTTACTCTGTAGGTA is drawn from Flagellimonas sp. MMG031 and contains these coding sequences:
- the infB gene encoding translation initiation factor IF-2; amino-acid sequence: MADNPTIRLNKVLRELNISLDRAVDYLASEGHEVEARPTTKISNEVYQVLLDEFQTDKSKKVASKEVGEEKRKEKEAIRIRMEKEQEERRLAKEKKEAEQQVVKAKAELSGPKTVGKIDLDKKPEKPKAEEPKEEAPKAEPEKAVEETPAKEVKEEKPATKAEEPKVEEATESAEEAPSDTIKTNYQKLSGPKITGDKIDLSQFNKPKKKKAEEKTSGKGGASDSGERKKRRKRIVKNGPQAGGGRNTRGPAGRKGQRSSAPKVEPTEEEVQKQVRETLEKLQGKSSKGRGAKYRREKRDQHRQQTEKDLEQQELESKILKVTEFVTVNELATMMNVSTTQIISACMSLGIMVTMNQRLDAETLSIVADEFGYEVEFVTAEIEETIEEVQDSPEDLKPRAPIVTVMGHVDHGKTSLLDYIRQENVIAGESGGITQHIGAYGVSLEDGQKITFLDTPGHEAFTAMRARGAQVTDIAIIVIAADDDIMPQTKEAISHAQAAGVPIVFAINKVDKPTANPDKIKEGLAGMNLLVEDWGGKVQSHDISAKTGQGVKELLEKVLLEAELLELQANPKRLATGTVVEAFLDKGRGYVATILVQAGTLNIGDYVLAGTCSGKVKAMQDERGKSVQSAGPSTPISILGLDGAPQAGDRFHVLEDEREAKQIAAKRSQLQREQSVRTQRHITLDEIGRRIALGDFQELNIILKGDVDGSVEALTDSFQKLSTDEIQVNIIHKGVGAITESDVLLASASDAIIIGFNVRPMGNARSIADKEEIDIRTYSIIYDAINDLKDAMEGMLSPEMKEEITGNAEIRETFKISKVGTIAGCMVTSGKIFRNSRIRLIRDGVVIYTGELASLKRFKDDVKEVSKGYDCGLQIKNYNDIREGDIVEAFQEVAVKKKL